A genomic stretch from Mycobacterium paraterrae includes:
- a CDS encoding SCP2 sterol-binding domain-containing protein has translation MAVFKDDDEVYAFMGGIFRLGLQKEGLGDKLAGSGVVLRVHYTDPDAVVTVDMPNRVVETGADSAAVPNVELFMSADTGNKFWLGKVNLTMAMAKGTVRAKGPVPKLIKLIPQAKSLFPEYRSMLQTQDRQDLIDA, from the coding sequence ATGGCGGTTTTCAAGGACGACGACGAGGTTTACGCCTTCATGGGCGGGATCTTTCGGCTGGGCTTACAGAAGGAGGGGTTGGGCGACAAGCTGGCGGGTTCTGGCGTGGTGTTGCGGGTGCATTACACCGACCCGGATGCGGTGGTGACGGTGGACATGCCCAACCGAGTGGTTGAGACAGGGGCCGACAGCGCTGCCGTGCCCAACGTGGAGCTGTTCATGTCGGCCGATACCGGGAACAAATTCTGGTTGGGGAAGGTGAACCTGACGATGGCGATGGCGAAGGGGACGGTGCGGGCGAAGGGGCCGGTGCCGAAGTTGATCAAGTTGATTCCCCAAGCAAAGAGTCTGTTTCCCGAGTACCGGTCGATGCTGCAGACTCAGGATCGGCAGGACCTCATCGATGCGTGA
- a CDS encoding NAD(P)/FAD-dependent oxidoreductase produces the protein MTPERAVIVGASHAGAQLVASLRQEGWTGEIILIGNESALPYQRPPLSKAYLADKCAPGDLAIRKADFYAKQSIELVDATVEAIDRSAGRVALSIGDSLRYDKLALCTGARPRRLSTPGADLDGVYYLRTAADVDLIREATSPGRRAVIVGGGYIGLETAASLRALGLEVTVLEAAERVLERVTAPDVSAFFDRIHREEKVDIRTGAMVEGFSGDGSVREVILAGGETIQADLVIVGIGVEPNVELAGAAGLAVDNGVVIDDQTQTTDPDIMAAGDCASHNMARYGRRIRLESVASACEQAKVAAATLCGKSKKIAALPWFWSDQYDLKLQIAGLNTGYDEVVLSGDPSRDRDFTCFYLRAGELVAADCVNRPRDFMFSKRAITQQIPIDRAELVLAGSAKV, from the coding sequence GTGACGCCGGAGCGGGCGGTCATCGTTGGGGCTAGCCATGCCGGGGCTCAGCTTGTGGCGAGCCTGCGACAGGAGGGGTGGACCGGCGAAATCATTCTCATCGGCAACGAGTCGGCCCTGCCCTACCAACGCCCCCCGCTGTCGAAGGCTTACTTGGCGGACAAGTGCGCGCCCGGTGATCTAGCGATCCGCAAGGCCGACTTCTACGCCAAGCAGAGCATCGAATTGGTCGACGCGACGGTGGAAGCGATCGACCGCTCAGCTGGTCGTGTGGCACTGAGCATCGGAGACTCACTGCGCTACGACAAGCTCGCGCTGTGCACTGGCGCCCGCCCTCGCCGGCTCTCAACCCCGGGGGCCGATCTGGACGGGGTGTACTACTTGCGGACCGCCGCAGACGTCGACCTCATCCGCGAGGCCACCAGCCCTGGGCGCCGAGCCGTAATCGTCGGAGGCGGCTACATCGGTCTCGAGACTGCGGCTTCACTGCGTGCCCTGGGTCTGGAGGTCACCGTGCTCGAGGCGGCGGAGCGGGTTCTCGAACGGGTCACCGCCCCAGACGTATCGGCGTTCTTCGACCGGATCCACCGGGAGGAGAAAGTCGACATTCGGACGGGTGCGATGGTCGAGGGGTTCTCCGGGGACGGCAGCGTGCGCGAAGTAATCCTCGCCGGCGGGGAGACGATTCAAGCGGACCTCGTCATCGTCGGCATCGGTGTGGAGCCGAACGTCGAACTCGCTGGCGCCGCCGGTCTCGCTGTCGACAACGGTGTCGTGATCGACGACCAGACTCAGACAACCGACCCTGACATCATGGCCGCCGGAGATTGCGCCAGCCACAACATGGCCCGCTACGGCCGTCGTATCCGCCTGGAGTCGGTGGCGAGTGCTTGCGAGCAGGCCAAGGTCGCCGCCGCAACCTTATGCGGGAAGTCGAAGAAGATCGCGGCGCTTCCCTGGTTCTGGTCGGATCAGTACGACCTCAAACTCCAGATCGCGGGCCTCAACACCGGATACGACGAAGTCGTGCTCAGCGGCGATCCGTCGAGAGATCGCGATTTCACCTGCTTCTATCTCCGCGCCGGAGAGCTCGTTGCCGCTGACTGTGTCAACCGCCCCCGTGACTTTATGTTCAGCAAGCGCGCGATCACGCAGCAGATCCCTATCGACCGAGCCGAGCTCGTGCTCGCCGGCTCCGCCAAGGTATGA